One window of Cohnella hashimotonis genomic DNA carries:
- a CDS encoding 5' nucleotidase, NT5C type encodes MKLGFDIDDTLINLREHAFHLYNRRLGTQVDIARMRELNCIPIHEAFGLIAEEGKRMWGELREEIYFSDCPAYPDAVEALQTLDRQGHEIYYITARAQGHCDKTLEWLTAAGFPVRPGRFFCGMGDAEKVHVIRDLALDYYFDDKPAVIDTLAALAMKVYIRDQPYNRHLDAPRIHSWGELLSLLNISPLE; translated from the coding sequence ATGAAACTCGGCTTCGATATCGACGACACGCTGATCAACCTGCGCGAGCACGCCTTTCATCTATACAACCGGAGGTTGGGCACGCAGGTCGATATCGCGCGCATGCGCGAGCTGAACTGCATCCCCATTCACGAGGCGTTCGGCCTGATCGCGGAAGAAGGCAAGCGGATGTGGGGCGAGCTGCGCGAGGAAATTTACTTCAGCGATTGCCCGGCTTATCCCGACGCGGTAGAAGCGCTGCAGACGCTGGACCGGCAGGGGCACGAGATTTATTACATTACCGCCCGGGCGCAGGGACATTGCGACAAGACGCTTGAATGGCTGACCGCGGCGGGATTCCCGGTGCGTCCGGGCAGATTCTTCTGCGGCATGGGCGACGCGGAAAAGGTTCATGTCATCCGCGACCTCGCGCTCGATTATTATTTCGACGATAAGCCCGCTGTCATCGATACCTTAGCCGCGCTGGCGATGAAGGTATACATCCGCGATCAGCCGTATAACCGGCATTTGGACGCGCCCCGTATTCATTCATGGGGCGAACTGCTGAGCTTGTTGAATATTTCTCCGCTTGAATGA
- a CDS encoding cupin domain-containing protein, whose translation MIAASAQRTIHNPQIGDVVTFLTTTQESGGAYEWVEVRLQPGGGTPLHYHTTFEEEFEALDGRLSLDCDGRTLLLTPGQKAVAPLGSKHRFYNQEKTEIVFRVKVLPARSFEKFLRMQYGLARDGRTGANSMPKSMLELAVVIRMGESYLIGPPVWLQKGMFGLLYRIARWRGVERRLLALYCTETAGKEGAGERYAGIS comes from the coding sequence ATGATCGCAGCATCAGCTCAAAGAACGATACACAATCCGCAGATCGGTGACGTCGTTACCTTTCTGACGACGACCCAGGAATCGGGCGGCGCTTACGAGTGGGTAGAGGTCCGCCTTCAACCCGGAGGCGGCACGCCCTTGCACTACCATACGACGTTCGAGGAGGAGTTCGAAGCGCTGGACGGCAGGCTGTCGCTTGACTGCGACGGCAGGACGCTGCTGCTGACGCCTGGCCAGAAGGCAGTGGCGCCTCTGGGCTCGAAGCATCGCTTTTACAACCAGGAGAAGACAGAGATCGTGTTCCGCGTGAAGGTGCTTCCGGCTCGCAGCTTCGAGAAGTTTCTGCGCATGCAGTACGGTCTCGCCCGCGATGGCAGGACAGGCGCGAACAGCATGCCGAAGAGCATGCTTGAGCTGGCAGTAGTCATCCGCATGGGCGAGAGCTACCTGATCGGTCCGCCGGTCTGGCTGCAGAAGGGCATGTTCGGACTGCTGTACCGGATTGCGCGGTGGCGCGGCGTGGAGCGGAGGCTGCTTGCTCTCTATTGCACGGAGACGGCGGGAAAAGAAGGCGCCGGCGAGCGGTATGCCGGGATCTCCTGA